A stretch of DNA from bacterium:
TCCGGCGCGGTGGTCCACGCCGCGAGCGAGTCGGTGGACGCCGCCACCGGTGAGCCGCTTTTTACCACCGGCTCCAAGCTGTTCGTGATGGGTGAGGGGGGTTTTGGCGGCGACCCCGGCCCCAAAACACCGGCCTGGGATGTCGGCGACGCGCCCCCCGACACCGCGGTCGATTGGCAGACCCTGCCGGTGCAGTCGCTGCTCTACCGCCACGGGGGCAACGATCCCAACCTGATCCACTACGACCCCGCGGTGGCCGCGGCGGCCGGGTTCGACGGTCCCATCCTCATGGGGCTCAACACCTACGGTTTCGCCTGCCGGGCCCTGGTGGAAACGGTGTGCGGGGGCGACCCCTTGGCGTTGGGCTCGATAGGCGGGCGCTTCGCCTCCCCCGGCTACAACGGCGACGTGCTCACCACCCAGATCTGGCACGACCGCCACGAGGAGAATGGGGTGTTGTTCCGGGTGGTCTCCGGCCGGGGCACCACGGTCTTCGACAAAGGCCGGGCCATGCTGCGATAGTGGTCGTCAGTCCCTACGGCTGGTTGTAAAACTTGAGTTTTCGATCCCTTATAGATGAGACTAGCCACTTTCCCAAAGAGTCCAAAATGTGA
This window harbors:
- a CDS encoding MaoC/PaaZ C-terminal domain-containing protein, yielding MAMYLDMVGHRGEPHQRGWLPRDCTLYALSVGAGFDDLAFVGEKAAGHPQQVYPSFVCSGGRSDKASSGEGNPMFRYGDYQVHQLVHGEQELAIHGEISPKGSVISTSTVVGIYDKGSGAVVHAASESVDAATGEPLFTTGSKLFVMGEGGFGGDPGPKTPAWDVGDAPPDTAVDWQTLPVQSLLYRHGGNDPNLIHYDPAVAAAAGFDGPILMGLNTYGFACRALVETVCGGDPLALGSIGGRFASPGYNGDVLTTQIWHDRHEENGVLFRVVSGRGTTVFDKGRAMLR